One window from the genome of Natrialba magadii ATCC 43099 encodes:
- a CDS encoding DUF84 family protein → MEIAVGSTNPVKVDAVERTLESHALLEPTVTPVAVDSGVPEQPWSVAETSTGARNRARRAYEAGAFDRTDEGATEEVTVAPDYAVGLEGGVARFDGVDGLSLIMWAAVTDGDRLEVGSGPSLRLPDEVACRLENGEELGPVMDDVLDTTGIAETNGAAGVLTDGLTDRTRALGAGVACAFGPFLTAYYDD, encoded by the coding sequence ATGGAGATTGCGGTCGGGAGTACGAACCCAGTCAAGGTCGATGCCGTCGAACGCACACTCGAGTCCCACGCGTTACTCGAACCGACGGTCACCCCGGTGGCTGTCGATTCGGGCGTCCCGGAACAGCCCTGGTCGGTTGCAGAGACTAGTACAGGTGCGCGAAATCGCGCCCGGCGAGCGTACGAGGCTGGTGCGTTCGATCGGACTGACGAAGGTGCAACCGAGGAGGTGACAGTCGCGCCCGACTACGCCGTCGGACTCGAGGGCGGCGTTGCCCGCTTCGACGGTGTCGATGGCCTGTCGCTTATCATGTGGGCTGCCGTCACCGACGGAGATCGACTCGAGGTTGGCAGCGGGCCGTCGCTTCGTCTCCCTGACGAGGTGGCATGTCGACTCGAGAACGGCGAGGAGCTCGGGCCGGTGATGGACGACGTACTCGACACGACCGGCATCGCGGAGACGAACGGCGCTGCCGGAGTTCTTACGGACGGGCTCACCGACCGTACGCGAGCACTCGGGGCGGGTGTCGCGTGTGCGTTCGGTCCGTTTCTCACCGCCTACTACGATGACTGA
- a CDS encoding transcription initiation factor IIB — translation MNNAPSNTRVRRSEQRTAEEETESEQNDLACPECAGNLVVDDEHGETVCEDCGLVVEEDSVDRGPEWRAFDAAEKNEKSRVGAPTTNTMHDKGLSTNIDWRNKDAYGNSLGSRQREKMQRLRKWNERFRTRDSKERNLKQALGEIDRMASALGLPTNVRETASVIYRRALDEDLLPGRSIEGVSTACVYAAARQAGVPRSLDEIADVSRVEKNEIARTYRYVVRELGLEVQPADPESYVPRFASGLDLSDEAEHRARALLQNAKEKGVHSGKSPVGLAAAAVYAAALLTNEKTTQAAVSDVADISEVTIRNRYHELLEAEETLGLA, via the coding sequence ATGAACAACGCACCATCAAACACGAGAGTACGACGTAGCGAACAGCGAACGGCCGAGGAGGAGACCGAGAGCGAGCAGAACGACCTTGCCTGCCCCGAGTGTGCGGGGAATCTCGTTGTCGACGACGAACACGGCGAAACGGTCTGTGAGGACTGTGGACTCGTCGTCGAGGAGGACTCTGTCGACCGCGGCCCCGAGTGGCGTGCATTCGACGCCGCCGAGAAAAACGAAAAGTCCCGCGTCGGTGCCCCGACGACGAACACGATGCACGACAAGGGCCTGTCGACGAACATCGACTGGCGGAACAAGGACGCCTACGGCAACTCGCTTGGCTCCCGCCAGCGCGAGAAGATGCAGCGCCTGCGCAAGTGGAACGAACGCTTCCGGACCCGCGACTCGAAGGAGCGTAACCTGAAGCAGGCACTCGGTGAAATCGACCGCATGGCCTCCGCACTCGGCCTACCAACCAACGTCCGTGAGACCGCATCTGTCATCTACCGACGCGCACTCGACGAGGATCTGCTCCCTGGGCGCTCGATCGAAGGTGTCTCGACTGCCTGTGTCTACGCTGCTGCCCGGCAGGCCGGCGTTCCCCGGTCGCTCGACGAGATCGCAGACGTCTCGCGCGTCGAGAAGAACGAAATCGCGCGTACCTACCGCTACGTCGTTCGCGAACTCGGCCTCGAAGTCCAGCCTGCAGACCCAGAGAGCTACGTGCCACGCTTTGCCTCCGGTCTCGATCTCTCCGACGAAGCCGAACACCGTGCCCGCGCACTCCTCCAGAACGCAAAAGAGAAGGGCGTCCACAGCGGCAAGTCGCCGGTCGGCCTCGCAGCCGCAGCCGTCTACGCCGCAGCCCTGCTAACCAACGAGAAGACGACCCAGGCCGCCGTTTCGGACGTTGCTGACATCTCCGAAGTGACGATTCGAAACCGCTACCACGAACTCCTCGAAGCCGAGGAGACGCTCGGACTGGCCTGA
- a CDS encoding type I 3-dehydroquinate dehydratase, translated as MGLEFESFTLTASTADLSEEPAARSHADAIEFRMDLASEPVAALESYDAVYEETADALPVLATNRAVWEGGEAEDDKERLDALGEVTKLDAVQAIDIELASLRDGTATALRETAAARDVTVVASAHDFEETPSVAAMSETLTDACRYGDVGKLAVTATDRSDALALLTVTHQLAREGEQREGEHTIATMAMGAAGSHTRAVAPVYGSRIGYAPVNPAKATAPGQYDLETLSRLVSELEPADD; from the coding sequence ATGGGTCTCGAGTTCGAGTCGTTCACGCTCACCGCGTCGACAGCCGACCTCAGTGAGGAGCCAGCCGCACGCAGCCACGCCGATGCAATCGAGTTCCGGATGGACCTGGCCAGTGAGCCAGTCGCCGCACTCGAGTCGTACGATGCTGTGTACGAAGAGACGGCCGATGCACTTCCCGTGCTGGCGACGAACCGCGCCGTCTGGGAGGGTGGCGAGGCCGAAGACGACAAAGAGCGCCTGGACGCGCTTGGTGAGGTAACGAAACTTGACGCAGTACAGGCGATCGACATCGAACTCGCGTCGCTGCGTGATGGGACAGCCACAGCGCTTCGCGAGACGGCTGCAGCGCGCGACGTGACTGTCGTGGCCTCCGCACACGACTTCGAGGAGACACCGAGTGTCGCCGCGATGAGCGAAACGCTCACCGACGCCTGTCGGTACGGCGATGTGGGCAAACTCGCCGTGACGGCGACGGACCGAAGCGATGCGCTGGCGCTGTTGACCGTTACACACCAACTCGCACGAGAGGGGGAACAACGAGAAGGAGAACACACCATCGCCACGATGGCGATGGGCGCTGCCGGGAGCCACACACGGGCCGTCGCACCGGTGTACGGCTCGCGAATCGGCTACGCCCCGGTCAACCCGGCGAAGGCGACTGCACCGGGACAGTACGATCTCGAGACGCTGTCACGGCTGGTCTCGGAACTGGAGCCGGCAGACGACTGA
- a CDS encoding DUF7575 domain-containing protein produces the protein MTWLRALVAGGVSLFLPGVGHALIRDWIRALIFGGLFISAAVVFLPTGEIAAADSVSESMTAVADETDTITQFLFSFIALFAAIDATFRGLGFPPGSNTNADGEGGPSCPECGKELDEDLTFCHWCTTRLEPAAAEADADGAAEHVEEPPRQ, from the coding sequence ATGACATGGCTTCGTGCCCTCGTTGCCGGCGGCGTCTCTCTGTTCCTCCCCGGCGTCGGCCACGCACTGATCCGTGACTGGATCCGTGCGCTCATTTTCGGCGGACTGTTCATCTCTGCAGCAGTGGTCTTTCTCCCGACCGGAGAGATCGCCGCGGCCGACTCAGTCTCCGAGAGTATGACTGCGGTCGCCGACGAGACGGATACGATTACGCAGTTCCTCTTCTCCTTTATCGCTCTGTTCGCCGCAATCGACGCGACGTTCCGCGGACTCGGCTTCCCACCGGGGTCGAACACGAACGCAGACGGTGAGGGTGGACCGTCCTGTCCGGAGTGTGGCAAGGAACTGGACGAGGACCTGACGTTCTGTCACTGGTGTACGACGCGACTCGAACCCGCGGCGGCTGAGGCGGATGCAGATGGTGCTGCAGAGCATGTTGAAGAGCCGCCTCGGCAGTGA